AGAGACTGTTACAGTGTCAAAAAATCATGTTTGTGCCAGTGTTTTGAGAGTAAGAAAAAGAAAGTCAACTAAGCTTGTGGGTacagtgtccacatatttcacTTACTGACACAAAGGAAACTAgaacagtgggggaaataaaaatgaacccCTAATCCTCACTGTTCCCCTTTAATAATCACTGTTCCTCCCTTATCTTTCCAGCTCCATCTCTGCACTGTCTCTCTTGCACCTCCTGTCTCTCTCACTTCTCGCTTGCGCTACAAACAATGAGCCCTCGCAGATGCAGCTTCCCACCACGGTTCAGGCGACGCCCACTCCACTCTGGGCAGTCGACTGGGGCCCCACGCAGCCTCTAGAAGATGACACCCACCACTTTCCGTCTTCTCAGGACGCAGATGGCGTGAACCCGGCCACACCCGAGGCGTGGCCGCGGCGCAGAAACGCGCTGCCCGACCAAACCCAGCAGCATCCTCTGACCATTGACGCCAATGACTCAACAGACGGGCAAGAACGAGATGCAGAAGAAAGAGAGATGGAAGAAGGTGAGagctgtttttttgcattttttaatcGTATCTAAatccccgattgcattacgcttcctctctactgatgttgacttccattctgactgaggagagccgtgactaacacacggcccctctgacacgtgcagtagccgactgcctcttttcacctgcacgaggcgggttCATGGGGCTCAGTTTTTTtagcatggagagtcacgcactgattcCACTTAGagaatacagtctaagcaattgagggttaagagccttgctcaagggcccaacagtggcaacctatcAGCAGTGagatttgaaccggcaaccttccgcTAGGCTACAAACTGCCCTAGGTCACAAAATTCCTAGGTCACTGCTCTACTACTGTTCAaagctttctttcttttttggaaTATTGGCTCctactgtggtttggtggagtccaGTCTTTAgttaatgtcatttttatggTTCAATGATGTGCAATTGTTCACTGTGAGAAATATAACAGAGGCAGTTACGTTTTTGCCATGTTCCCCTAATGTAATCCTTGCCAATTCCCCTATTACAAATCTCttgctgcttgcaccaccccagTGCTGGCCGAAACTTGAAGCTGAAACTTCATCACACATGCAGTTGctggtagtggtagctcagtggttaagatgctggactagtaatcataaggttgctggttcaagcctcaccaccacaactgttgggcccctgttaacccttaattgctcaaactgtaatCAGTCATAAATATAAGTTgccaaatgctgtaaatgtaaatatctaaTAATATGTGgacgctaacaggtgtataaaatcagtaatATGCTTAAACGTGGTAGTATTAGTTTGGGAAAGACCCTaaactgttccaacatgactgtgccccagtaCACATATTAGGCCATGGTTGGAAGAGTCAGTTGTGAAGGAGCCTCAGTGGTCTGGGATGGGACTTTAATTGCAAGCTGGGTCTTTTTGTTCAACTTTGGTGCCTGATCTCAACTCAGaagtgctcttttgactaaatgagctACAGACACACTCTACAAGCATTTGAAAAGCCTTGACTTCCCATCAAGTGATAATCATAAAAAATGGGACGGAACGCTGTATTAATGTCCAACAACCCACATACCTTTGCCATATTGTATAGCCCCAGCATGGAAAAAtgcacataataaaaaacacagagtttcttacatttacttgtatttgacttttatttgattgcagacaggatgaacctgagatatttcatgttttatctgctcaacttcattttatttattaataaacatccattcctgcatgccaggcctgcaacacattccaaaaaaagttgggatagtaaagcatttactactaTTTtggactgataacagtctggatggtccttttcatctttacGTCTGGAAcgcacaatacacgtttccactgtgtgatggtccatcctagatgcctccgagcccagagaagtcgatgccaaagttgattctggacatggttaacataaagctttttttttgcacaataaagttttaagtggtatttgtgcatgtgactctgtattgtagtgcttgtcaaaggtttgccaaagcaatccatcacccatgtggttataccagctattgttgagtggcggttcttgatgcagtaccatctgagggatcaaagatcacgggtgttcaggcctttgtttaatgatattatgcactgtagagggagaaatatgcaaatcccttccaatctttctttgaggtacattgtttttaaacatctcaatcaTTTTCctacgcatttgttgacaaactggagatcctctgatcatctttgctcattaaagactcagccattcctggatgctgcttttgtatcaaaccatgattacaatcacctgttgacatcacctgtttggaatcacatcattatttagtttttttacctcattactagccctaaactgcccccgtcccaacttttttggaatgtgatgcaggcctaaaatgtagaaatgaaggtttattaataaatgaaatgaagttgagcagacaaaacatgaaatatctctcaTGAAGTGttttgatttgtggttgtatatTTCTGCACTacttttataatattaattttttactGTGTCTGTACGAACAAAATGACAAATCAGGTAATtaaatatgactagattagatgcattaaaatgcaataTTGACATGTTGCTATGGCAAAcacttcaaataaaataaatccttaTTAAAAATTCACCAAAGCAGACATCAAAGTCTGTATTTTATAACAGGTAATTGCAAGCCTGTTCCTGTTGATTTCCAGACACTGTTGTTTCCACCAGCACAGAAGAAAAAAGATGTGGATGTTGATAAGGGACTGATTGTTTATAGCTTCTACGTATAATGAAAGTACAAGTCTGGATTGAACACTGATTTTATGGCATgtcatcatttttttttaccaaccgCATTTCCAGATAATGGAATAGAAATAAGAATCTGTATTTTGTTGAAtccttgaacctttatttaactgataaaagtaaaaagaaaagatttgcAATGTTTTCACTGGTCAACCTGATTATATTTTGTGAATATGAAAGAATTTTAAACTTAAATCCTGCAACAAACTCACAAAAGTGTGGACAGACATATGTTTACTAAGGTGTAACATCACCTTTTCTATTAACTACACTTTTTAATCATGTGGGAACTGAGGATACCtcttgttgcagttttgcaagtggaatctATGTCTATTCTggcttgatacgagacttcagccGCTCTACAGTCTGTAGTCgccgttgtctgattctcctcttcatgattcgtcatacatttttaatagcagACAGATCCGAgtgcacatgcactctgtgtctgtCTGGCCTGTCACTGTCTTGCTGACATAACCATAGATCTACTGGAAGAAATgacttgatggcagcatatgtctcttgaaaatcccaatatactgtacattttactTCAATAATACCTTCCAGTGTAATATTAAATTtgttgtgaaattcaaaatgtagagtttgtgtttagtgatttaacatttttcatttgcgtaacatGAAATATGAAGCGTCCTAGCAATTCTACAGCAATTAAGTTAGTCTagcagacttttctgtggttagtgtgctgacaatgtttgatgtatgtgtttacatattgagggCATTTTGTTCCTTTAAGGATTCTATAATCAAAATAACTATataagtgtgcttctctacacacgtgatcgtctctctgtagtctgtgctgcacctcaaaagaacaaaccagtaaagtTTTATGCTCCTGattgtttgtctatgtacagtttacatCTCTCTGTatgaactcagcaaactctaaagactcTAAAGCAATCGGTTAgataaaatgtccaagatgttgaagtctaaagcagctaaagtcACAACTCAGGTaaatgagtttggaaaactcccaaccaattctgtggacgcagaagggggtgtgtcaaaacatgTCAGAGTATTTACGTAtccgttaaggtaggctgtgctgattattgtagcttctatttattctaacaGCTTTCTATTAATTTAtgagttaaaatgtgaaatgtggctcttttcttttaaaatccataaaatctgtgatttttgaaaaacgaggtccttaaaattaagcacattttcctgtgaatttagtagggctctAATAATTCCCTATGGCACATGCAAGCCATATGCCGTGGGTGCTGATGCACTCCCATGCCATGACAGattttggcttttgcaccttttactgataacagtctggatggtccttttcggcTTTGGCAGATAAAACTCGACGGTCATTTTTCTCAATAACATGCTTCAATGTGGACTCATCTAAACACAGCACACTGTCTTTTAAACTGTCTTTTGTTACATTTGAGATTAACTCAGGCTCGGAGAGCTCATGGGACCAAAGTACAGCCTTCTCTTTGCTTAACCTAagcttatttaaataatgtagtTTGGGTCATATCTACTCACactgtggttttaagaaaacagcctaaCCTACTGTATGTCAGCTTGAAGCTAGAAActaaaaaatcatccatgaaaatttgcatcatttttgtgatcatctcaactgtttggaGAGTCTCATAggaaaatactgtgtccactagtaaaaatatgttatttgtttgttgttggtatagtctCAGGTAACcaagaaatgcaaataaatacatttttaaacattattttcttggtgagaccattaattggttaacagagtttcaggttgcatttctgtatgcagcggcggactgttttaagtgacaatggttttccgaaGTACTTCAGATCCCACGCGGCTATATTATTCACAGTAGCAGgaatggtttctcatgcagtgctgtctaaGAGCTCAAAGGTTGCACAAGGTTCTATAAACTTCTTAATCTAATTTTCCCATCTCAAACTGTTCTGATTGTCTTGCAGgcttcaaattctaaatttgtttatatttacaacatAAGATCAAGTtagtcagccaaaacattgtCAGTTATACATATGCCTCACAGCTACAGGGTCCTAAAAACCTGGGTTCAAAACTCATCTCTGGTCACTGTAAATATTCGTATCTGTCATATTCTTCCCACGTCTACAAGGGTGTCCTCCTGGTACATAGGTACCATTCTTCCCACCTCACAAAACGTATCATTAGTTAAACTGGCTACCCTAAATTGCCATGGATTTTAAGTAAGTGAAAGGGTTTTAAGGATAGGATGTATTTCTGTCCTGTGATTAGTATTCCTGATCAGTATTAAGGGCAGTTgtcgcctagtggttaaggtactggactagtaatcgaaagatcgctggttcaagtctcaccactgccaggttgccacctttgtgcccttgagcaagtctcttaaccctcaattgcttagaaaatatgctgtcatggtactgtaaatcgctttggataaaagtgtctgctaaatgccgtaaatgtaaattacagaGGATTgatgaataactgaataaataaacattccACGTATCCTCAAAGTTTACAGGTTAGGTTACAGTTGAGGTTACAGACCTCATTAATTCATATTTTCGATCTTTAATATCATTTTCTAAGGCTTTTATGAAGCTGTTTGGTTTACCTGACTTGTTATGATTTGAAAGTCATCTGAAAATGTGTTGAGCCCCATcccatattttattaataagctTTATGACTTACTTATTGATTACTTATTGAATAGAAGCCCCATCCCTCCTATTTTTTCTGTTCTACATCACCACTATGTACTTTATATCAACATGCTACATTAGTTTAGGGACGCTGTATATTCTATAATGCATAACAGTGCCACCCAGTGGTGAAAAACTTCAATTCATACCTTTAATTCACGCATTCACGTTTCTGTATCTCATCTCTGTAACAGAAAATTAAAGcagcattacattttattacaataatgttttaataagtTTATCACATGTAGATCCTCTGCTAAATAAATCCCTGTGCGTTTGCTGTTACTATGGAAGCAACTTTAGAACCAGCGCATTAATATGTTTCTGTAATTTGCCTGCCAGTTGTCAGCACTTTCTATTTTCTtcaaaacataataaacacCTCTGATAAACCAGAATAAGAATTGAAACAGAAGTGTGGTATAATATCCTATGAGTAATTTGTTCCGTTCATACAATAtaatgccaaaagtatgtggacacctgactgtgaacATGTTGGACATTCCTTTTTTTAAAAGCATGTACATTCCTACATTCAAGTAAGCTCCTCATTTTGCGGCTATGGTATATGGGTGCATTAATGCCCACATTGGTCCCCTTGGTGTGGAGGCCTATATTGGGATTTtgagacatatgctgccaaaAAGGGGACGTAATTTTCTGTTAATTCCACTTTTATTTTACCAAGACAATACCAGGCACTCATTTTGCACGTTctacgagggatctttaaaaagtttctggCCGctaaggtggtgcagcggtaaaatacactagcacaccacagctgggatttcgaatacatcatatcaaatctcagctctgccatccagctgggctgggcggctatatgaacaatgtttggctgttgttcatctaggtagggagccagatagggacctcattcctgatgcaattacaacctctgctggctgattgatggcgtctacacagagtagaggaataatgctgatcagggtgtggctctccatgcacaaatcTGATCTGCATAttaaactcgcctcatgcagggaAAAAATgctgtcggctactgctcacgtgtcggaggggacgtgtgtcagttcgctctcctctaTCAGGGGcgagggtcagcaccagtagagaggaagcataacacaattgggtaaaaaaattggacgcgctggcgcccaggtggcgcagtgggatattccgctagcacaccagcaccgagtttctgaactcctcggtttaaaactcaatgtcgccaccggtcggctgggcataattggcagtgcctgcagcagatactaattggccaacgtatctgcagggtgggggccggactatgtgtgggtgggtgggtcttcatatgctgtgtaaggaccctgattggtggaagagacgcctgtgcagaaagcaggggcaagaagaggagggctgtacacgtgtcggaagaggcgtgtacagcgacgtgctctcctcggatgcaatctggtatctctcagcagcagaagacaaaaatgagtgtgctaaatcgggaggaaaatggggagaaaatgcattaaaaaacattggacgcactaaatagacacagagtgcgtgtgtttgactggcctgcctgcagtccagatttatctcctattaaaaatgtatgaagaggagaatcagaccacGGTGACTATAGAATATTGTGCAGATTAAGCCTTGTATTAGGAAAATTTGGTGAACATTCCACTGTAACAATTATTATCTacagttcccaaatgattaatAGTGTAACTGGGAAATAAGGTTTGTATCATAACGTGACTTTTTTCTTAATAGAAGGTATTAATTTTAGGACTTTATTTAGCACAGATCTTTGCTCCTCTAACCACTGAGTGCCTCCACTCTAGCCCTACAGTAGATTTAGACATTGTCACGTGTGGTTATTGATTTATAAAGGTCAGCACACCTTTCTCTAGTTTCACTTGTGTCGTCTTTAATCTTCCTCCAGTTGCTAAACGATTCGATTTAAAAtcaatttttatttgttttacctAAGATGTATTccctaaagaaaataaatgtcaCGCATGTTTGATTAATTCATGTAAACTAAGTCCATGTTTATTTCACCAAGACAATACCAGGCCTCGTTCTGCAGtactatgagggatcttcaaaaagtttacacacttttattacttttttttttcttttttcttttttttttccctttttctcccactttagcgcattcAATCCATTTcattctacccgtcaatcatcctctcactaatgctggtctttgctcctgattggggaggacgaggctgctccacgccccctccgacacatgcacagcaatcaaacatcttatcacccacacttgacgagtgcagtgtggtagagcgctgtgcacggagggccacaccccctatcgtgctccttccccatctccgtgcaggcgccatcaatcagccagcagaggtcgtaatcgcactagtctgagagagagtccccatccggcttagtcccgccccttatctgaacaacaggccaatcgttgttcatgtagccgctcagcctcagccggcaaggtagagccgagattcgatacgatgagATCTCAGCTcatgaacagcgtgtgtttaccgctgcgccacctgagcagccacacttttatattttgtactaGAGCatgtagagccaaaagtatgtggacacctgaacatgagcttgttggacatcccatttcaaatctATGGTCATGGGCATGGATTTTCACGCACActttgcagctttaacagctTCCGCTCTTTCGGGAATGTCTTCCATTTTTGGAAgttttggaatttgtgcccattgaatGTTGCATATAAGTTGGAAGcttatcagttttttttatattattgatttagAGGGGTctgaacattttttttttttttttttttttttttttttactattcttCCCCACTTTTTCCTCCAATTTTCTTCTCTAATCTAGTTGTGTTCAATTACCCTTGCAtgctctatactgattcgacccttcaccgctgactgaggacgcctctcaactgacatacgccccctccggcacgtacagtcagtacagactgcattttttacctgcatgagtcgagttcatacactgacgggcactgtgtatggacagccacacccccatcagcatcatTCTTCAggcctgtgcaggtgccatcagtcagccagcaggggccgcagttgcaccagttatgaggacctatggtccgaccttttacccctatgaacaacagccaattgttgttcatgcagccgcccagctcagtcggaaaggcagagctgagattcgatacaatgtattcaaaaccccaactctggtgtgctagcatactttttaccgctgcgccacctgagtggcccggGCTATGAACATTTGTTTAAAGAAATAGTGTACTTCAAATAGAGGTtagatattatttagttttaccAAGGCTGTCAGTAATTCCATATATTTTGAGAAACATTGGTCCCCTTGGTGTGGAGGcctatattgggattttagagagacatatgctgccaaaAAGGGGACGTAATTTCCTGTTAAGTCAACGTTCATTTCACAAAGACAATACAAGGCcttgggctgctcaggtggcgtagcggtaaaaacacacgctggaaccagagctgggatctcgaatacaatTTAtagaatcttagctctgcctgccggctggaggagcagccacatgaacaacgattggcctgttgtttagatatgggtgggactaagccggatgaggtctctctctcatgactggtgcaactacgactgatggcgcctgcacagagatgagaaaagagtgctctcagggtatgtc
This DNA window, taken from Trichomycterus rosablanca isolate fTriRos1 chromosome 3, fTriRos1.hap1, whole genome shotgun sequence, encodes the following:
- the pianp gene encoding PILR alpha-associated neural protein; translated protein: MMERCSISALSLLHLLSLSLLACATNNEPSQMQLPTTVQATPTPLWAVDWGPTQPLEDDTHHFPSSQDADGVNPATPEAWPRRRNALPDQTQQHPLTIDANDSTDGQERDAEEREMEEVDPQFYVTVTISSLLIFSALIISAKFCYDRSLSQRPPQRPLSNSVNRSLAQEDSRTTLQSTPSFPDRER